Proteins encoded together in one Mycobacterium sp. MS1601 window:
- a CDS encoding FAD-binding protein has product MVAWHDECDVLVAGSGAGGVTGAYTAAREGLRVILVEATEKFGGTTAYSGGGGMWLPANAVLARAGGDDTVDDAVEYYFAVVGDRTPRALQEAYVRSGAPLIDYLESDELLRFQILPWPDYFGKAPKARGDGMRHITAKALRVCAAPDLRELVRGPLDAEWRDAPIPDDHFVGGRALIARLLLAARQFPHSATLLRTALTELVVEDGAVTGALVTDSTGTRAIRTRRGVLLAAGGFEHNDQMRALYGVPGSSRDTMGPWGNRGLAHLAGIAAGAETDLMDQAWWSPGLTHPDGRSAFSLWFTGGIFVDDFGRRFTNESQPYDRLGRSVIKALADGSVTLPYWMVYDDADGVVPPVKATNVSMVEPQRYVDAGLWRSADTLEELAAMIGVPATNLVQTVARFNESVARGVDGDFGRGDEPYDRAFSGGRPPLYAIEKAPFHAAAFGISDLGTKGGLRTDATARVLDTGGQVIPGLYAAGNTMAAPSGTTYPGGGNPIGTSMVFSHLAVLDMVKGTQL; this is encoded by the coding sequence ATGGTCGCCTGGCACGACGAATGTGACGTCCTGGTGGCGGGTTCCGGCGCGGGCGGCGTCACCGGTGCCTACACTGCCGCCCGCGAAGGTCTGCGGGTCATCCTCGTGGAGGCCACCGAGAAGTTCGGTGGTACAACCGCGTACTCCGGTGGCGGCGGGATGTGGTTGCCCGCCAACGCCGTGCTGGCGCGAGCGGGCGGCGACGATACCGTCGACGACGCTGTGGAGTACTACTTCGCCGTGGTCGGTGATCGCACCCCCCGCGCCCTGCAGGAAGCCTACGTCCGTTCGGGCGCACCACTGATCGACTATCTCGAGTCCGACGAACTGTTGCGCTTCCAGATCCTGCCCTGGCCCGACTATTTCGGTAAGGCGCCCAAGGCTCGCGGCGACGGCATGCGGCACATCACCGCCAAGGCGTTACGGGTGTGCGCCGCCCCCGATCTGCGCGAGTTGGTCCGCGGCCCGCTGGATGCCGAATGGCGGGACGCGCCGATCCCCGACGACCACTTCGTCGGCGGCCGGGCGTTGATTGCACGACTACTGTTGGCGGCCAGACAGTTTCCGCACAGCGCGACATTGCTGCGCACCGCACTGACCGAGCTCGTCGTCGAGGACGGTGCCGTCACCGGAGCCCTGGTGACCGACAGCACCGGCACGCGAGCGATCAGGACTCGTCGCGGCGTACTGCTGGCGGCGGGAGGGTTTGAACACAACGACCAGATGCGCGCTCTGTACGGTGTCCCGGGATCGTCACGAGACACCATGGGGCCGTGGGGAAACCGTGGTCTTGCACACCTTGCGGGTATCGCCGCCGGAGCCGAAACCGACCTCATGGACCAGGCATGGTGGTCTCCCGGTCTGACCCATCCCGATGGCCGGTCCGCGTTCTCGCTGTGGTTCACCGGAGGCATCTTCGTCGACGACTTCGGCCGCCGGTTCACCAACGAATCACAGCCCTACGACCGGCTGGGCCGCTCGGTCATCAAAGCCCTTGCCGACGGTTCGGTGACGCTGCCGTACTGGATGGTCTACGACGACGCAGACGGGGTTGTCCCACCGGTCAAGGCGACCAATGTGTCGATGGTGGAGCCGCAACGCTATGTCGATGCCGGGTTGTGGCGTTCTGCCGACACTCTCGAGGAGTTGGCCGCCATGATCGGCGTTCCCGCCACCAATCTGGTGCAGACCGTCGCGCGGTTCAATGAATCGGTCGCTCGTGGTGTGGACGGGGATTTCGGCCGCGGCGACGAACCCTACGACCGGGCGTTCTCAGGTGGCAGACCACCGCTCTACGCGATCGAGAAAGCGCCCTTTCACGCCGCGGCATTCGGCATCTCGGATCTGGGTACCAAGGGTGGCCTGCGCACCGACGCCACAGCGCGGGTGCTCGACACCGGCGGACAGGTGATACCGGGCCTCTACGCTGCGGGCAACACGATGGCAGCACCCAGTGGCACCACGTATCCCGGTGGCGGCAACCCGATCGGCACCAGCATGGTCTTCAGCCACTTGGCCGTGCTGGACATGGTGAAAGGAACCCAGTTGTGA
- a CDS encoding Rieske 2Fe-2S domain-containing protein, producing MTRFARGWHCLGLAEEFRDGKPHGIDAFGSRLVVFADSQGALKVLDGYCRHMGADLAQGSIKGDEVACPFHDWRWSGDGRCKLVPYAKRTPRLARTRSWLTIEVNGQLLVWHDPEGSAPAAELTPPTIEGYDEGRWSPWQWSSVLIEGAHCREIVDNNVDMAHFFYIHHAYPTYFKNVIEGHTASQFMESKPRADYLADPDKVWEGTYLRSEATYFGPAYMINWLHNDLGPGFTVEVALINCHYPVTHNSFRLQWGVAVQAMDGLPADKAAKLAAAMNTSFGDGFLEDVEIWKNKTRIDNPLLTEEDGAVYQHRRWYEQFYVDVADVTTDMTDRFEQEVDTLHAYDIWQDEVQQNLARRKNLLNQH from the coding sequence ATGACACGATTTGCCCGAGGCTGGCACTGCCTGGGCCTGGCCGAGGAGTTCAGGGACGGAAAGCCGCACGGCATAGATGCTTTCGGCTCCAGACTGGTGGTCTTCGCGGATTCGCAGGGCGCTCTCAAAGTTCTTGATGGCTACTGCAGGCACATGGGCGCAGATCTGGCGCAGGGCAGCATCAAAGGCGACGAAGTGGCCTGCCCGTTCCACGACTGGCGCTGGAGCGGCGACGGCCGGTGCAAGCTGGTGCCGTACGCCAAACGCACCCCGCGACTGGCTCGCACCCGCAGCTGGCTGACCATCGAGGTCAACGGCCAGCTCCTGGTCTGGCACGACCCCGAGGGATCAGCGCCCGCAGCCGAACTGACCCCTCCCACCATCGAGGGATACGACGAGGGCCGGTGGTCACCGTGGCAGTGGAGCTCGGTCCTGATCGAGGGCGCACACTGCCGGGAGATCGTCGACAACAACGTCGACATGGCGCACTTCTTCTACATCCACCATGCCTACCCCACCTACTTCAAGAACGTCATAGAAGGGCACACCGCCAGCCAGTTCATGGAATCCAAGCCCCGGGCCGACTACCTGGCCGATCCCGACAAGGTGTGGGAGGGAACGTATCTGCGCTCCGAAGCCACTTACTTCGGCCCGGCGTACATGATCAACTGGCTGCACAACGACCTCGGCCCCGGGTTCACCGTGGAGGTGGCGCTGATCAATTGTCACTACCCCGTCACCCACAACTCGTTCCGCTTGCAGTGGGGTGTGGCCGTACAGGCCATGGACGGTCTGCCCGCTGACAAGGCCGCCAAGCTGGCCGCCGCCATGAACACGTCGTTCGGCGACGGATTTCTCGAAGACGTCGAGATCTGGAAGAACAAGACCCGCATCGACAACCCGTTGCTCACCGAGGAGGACGGCGCGGTGTACCAGCACCGCCGGTGGTACGAACAGTTCTATGTCGACGTCGCCGATGTCACCACCGACATGACCGACCGATTCGAGCAGGAGGTCGACACCTTGCACGCCTACGACATCTGGCAGGACGAGGTGCAGCAGAACCTGGCCAGGCGGAAGAACCTGCTAAACCAGCATTGA